In the Penaeus chinensis breed Huanghai No. 1 chromosome 31, ASM1920278v2, whole genome shotgun sequence genome, one interval contains:
- the LOC125042102 gene encoding cilia- and flagella-associated protein 57-like — MGVPLVEPEYVFGLRGGVTECVVHVDTDTVAYPAGSYLVLHDTAKQQQHFVSLTEEAIPTALAISPKRQYLGVCRAGDSAAVSVWDVAARKRLRFLSCAEMVSERYVAAAFSPDERMVAAQGGPPDWTLVLFLWEKGKVFSVLRLSDTPGLGPVSSVTYHLEDNGILSVVGERVLKLLKLNDKLLKTWGYQGGHNHNCQCQVWADQHTLLVGTDVASVLLLEEGELRAEIRVTHPDLGPECDKKTSGEGVAALGGRGLGPRHRRVTALKVFVGGFLCACGPDKVFVFQKSDDVNEHYFQVARNKSPDIPTQRYMLRICEPSPGALVSGRGEHTITTLSLSPGEKNIVAATHTRQLFTNPLPSLEAAKLPSLMFSPLHARHHEGGVVDADGCLWKTIVVSGGQDRTVRVWDYQEHSLLLTHAFREDIFSISLHPTGLHVAVGLTDALRLHHVLFDCLRPYSEIRIRRCGACSFSPSGNLLAAADGNLLVITSNVSLRKIFTLKGHSAKVTGIGWYPDSSAAMTCAADGTVVGWDAHKGQSIWEVSSLTSANYLTWTLSLDGKPTVLVGHGSSFTEITGGQVSFSNLVFVIRVIQFEYVIQMVQDITYEPGDLTCAGISPVKTLVTLGSTSGQLVVNKYPLHMAQKFTAFQAHSGSLNKVFYPCINVLVTGDESKVVTCGADGVILVWRVAALEEDSPGYVAARERLEDLPRVPEMLVTRTDLQTRLNSPYPPLTPQKVMLSWISLLSKTRHHLEELERRVSYLSRDKEVHLGLQQQEFAASRDALVARYQTIVDQMNDTIQTLEKEREQLKDGHKGSLAKLADEHSNVMAEHQQELRKKLLYEYSKQDKLEAKLKEMQQTLDRQVEEAEKRTRLELQERLDQQEGVVEQLKMDFEKAAQISSIMCEPSLITLLQHIVAVFQTKTTAELERERSEGAEIVRLVEAATEAELGQVRSSLHAQLAEEHQNVIRLRSEMAAMRKNFVTVQREREQKEEDLRVLTDDKAKLQSSIRGLERELAALRREVNHRDDIIHDRESKITNTRERIGELEKQRFLLDHQLGQLKEELEPLQAALDQRSQQIKQMEEEMSETRLVVSARDRQVKELGQRLVTAGQQSRHLQQRNHNLATTLTRVLADLASATHLIHHPKKLKDAIKTLNDKYVQSGRLKEFWTRPDLDKIATSSADDMAKHIKE, encoded by the exons ATGGGCGTCCCTCTCGTCGAACCCGAGTACGTCTTCGGGCTAAGAGGGGGCGTAACGGAGTGCGTCGTGCACGTGGACACAGACACGGTGGCGTATCCTGCGGGGTCCTACCTGGTCCTCCACGACACGGCCAAGCAGCAGCAGCACTTCGTCAGTCTCACGGAGGAAGCCATTCCGACCGCCCTGGCCATATCGCCCAAGAG gcAATACCTAGGCGTATGTCGCGCGGGAGACTCGGCGGCGGTGAGCGTCTGGGACGTGGCGGCCCGCAAGCGGCTGCGGTTCCTGAGCTGCGCCGAGATGGTGAGCGAGCGCTACGTGGCGGCGGCGTTCAGCCCCGACGAGCGCATGGTGGCTGCACAGGGCGGCCCACCCGACTGGACACTCGTGCTCTTcctgtgggagaaggggaag gtGTTCTCGGTCCTGCGCCTAAGTGACACCCCTGGCCTGGGTCCTGTGTCGAGTGTCACCTACCACCTTGAGGACAACGGGATCCTCTCTGTGGTGGGAGAGCGGGTCCTCAAGCTCCTTAAGCTCAATGACAAGCTCCTCAAGACGTGGGGGTACCAGGGGGGGCACAACCACAACTGCCAGTGTCAG GTGTGGGCGGACCAACACACGCTCCTCGTGGGCACGGACGTCGCCTCGGTACTGCTGCTGGAGGAGGGAGAGCTGAGGGCGGAGATTCGGGTCACACATCCAGATCTCGGGCC AGAATGCGACAAAAAGACATCGGGAGAAGGCGTGGCAGCTCTCGGGGGGCGTGGCCTCGGACCCCGTCACCGCCGCGTCACCGCCCTCAAGGTGTTCGTAGGGGGGTTCCTCTGTGCTTGCGGCCCCGATAAGGTGTTCGTCTTTCAGAAGAGCGATGACGTCAATGAGCACTATTTCCAGGTGGC CCGTAACAAGAGCCCTGATATTCCAACACAGCGCTACATGCTCAGAATCTGCGAGCCTTCCCCGGGGGCCCTCGTCAGCGGCCGCGGAGAACACACCATcacgaccctctctctctctcccggcgaGAAGAACATCGTCGCAGCCACACACACGCGCCAGCTGTTCACGAACCCTCTGCCTTCTCTCGAGGCGGCTAAG CTCCCGAGCCTCATGTTCTCCCCCCTCCACGCCCGCCACCACGAAGGCGGGGTCGTGGACGCCGACGGGTGCCTGTGGAAGACCATCGTCGTGAGCGGGGGCCAGGACCGCACCGTCAGGGTGTGGGACTACCAGGagcactctctcctcctcacacacGCCTTCAGGGAGGATATATTCTCCATTTCGCTCCACCCTACTG GCCTCCACGTCGCGGTGGGCCTCACCGACGCCCTGAGACTCCACCACGTACTCTTCGACTGCCTCCGACCGTACTCCGAGATCCGGATCAGGAGGTGCGGCGCGTGCAGCTTCTCGCCGAGCGGAAACCTGCTGGCGGCGGCCGACGGAAACCTCCTGGTCATCACCTCCAACGTTTCCCTCAGGAAGATCTTCACGCTGAAGGGGCACTCGGCGAAG GTGACTGGCATAGGCTGGTACCCAGACAGTTCAGCTGCCATGACCTGTGCGGCCGATGGCACTGTGGTTGGCTGGGATGCACACAAAGGACAGTCTATTTGGGAG GTGTCTTCCCTCACATCCGCAAATTACCTGACGTGGACTCTCTCCCTCGACGGCAAACCCACGGTGCTCGTAGGTCACGGGTCCTCCTTCACCGAAATCACAGGTGGCCAGGTCAGCTTCTCGAACCTCGTGTTTGTTATTCGTGTTATTCAGTTCGAATATGTTATTCAG ATGGTCCAAGACATCACTTATGAACCGGGTGACCTAACCTGCGCCGGCATTTCCCCTGTAAAGACTCTGGTGACCCTGGGATCTACATCAGGTCAGCTGGTGGTCAATAAATACCCTCTGCACATGGCACAGAAGTTCACGGCATTTCAAGCACACAGTGGCTCTTTGAACAAGGTGTTTTATCCCTGCATTAAT gtGCTGGTGACGGGCGACGAGAGCAAGGTGGTGACGTGCGGCGCGGACGGCGTGATCCTGGTGTGGCGAGTGGCGGCCTTGGAGGAGGATTCCCCGGGTTACGTGGCGGCGAGAGAGAGGCTGGAGGACCTGCCTCGCGTCCCGGAGATGCTGGTGACCCGAACTGACCTTCAG acCAGATTGaactccccataccctccccttaCACCACAAAAAGTCATGCTCTCGTGGATTTCTCTCCTGTCC AAAACGCGCCACCACCTGGAGGAGCTGGAGCGTCGCGTGTCCTACCTGTCGAGAGACAAGGAAGTCCACCTGGGTCTTCAGCAGCAAGAGTTCGCCGCGAGCAGGGATGCCTTGGTGGCCCGGTACCAGACTATCGTCGACCAAATGAACGACACGATACAG ACCCTGGAGAAGGAACGCGAGCAGCTCAAGGACGGGCATAAGGGCTCCTTAGCCAAGCTCGCCGATGAGCACAGCAATGTCATGGCAGAACACCAGCAGGAGTTGAGGAAGAAGCTCCTCTACGAGTACTCGAAGCAGGACAAACTCGAGGCCAAGCTGAAAGAGATGCAACAGACGCTCGACAG ACAAGTCGAGGAAGCAGAGAAGAGGACCCGCCTGGAGCTGCAGGAGAGGCTGGACCAACAAGAAGGGGTCGTTGAACAGCTCAAGATGGATTTTGAGAAG GCAGCACAGATATCTAGTATTATGTGTGAACCTTCCTTAATAACCTTGTTACAACACATTGTAGCTGTCTTTCAGACTAAG ACAACGGCGGAGCTTGAAcgcgagaggagcgagggggcGGAGATCGTGCGCCTGGTGGAGGCGGCGACGGAGGCCGAACTAGGCCAAGTAAGGTCGAGTCTGCACGCCCAGTTGGCGGAGGAGCACCAGAATGTCATCAGACTGCGCAGTGAGATGGCAGCTATGAGGAAGAACTTCGTCAC AGTGCAGAGGGAacgagagcagaaggaggaggacctGAGGGTGCTGACGGACGACAAGGCGAAGCTGCAGTCATCCATTCGAGGTCTTGAGCGCGAGCTGGCTGCCCTCAGGCGCGAGGTCAACCACAGGGACGACATCATACACGACAGG GAGAGCAAAATCACCAACACGAGGGAGAGAATCGGGGAGCTCGAGAAACAGAGGTTCCTCCTCGACCATCAACTCGGCCAACTCAAGGAGGAGCTCGAGCCCCTGCAGGCGGCGCTCGATCAGAGGTCCCAGCAGATCAAGCAG atggaagaggaaatgagCGAGACGCGGCTGGTGGTGAGCGCCCGCGACCGCCAGGTGAAGGAGCTCGGGCAGCGGCTGGTGACGGCGGGGCAGCAGTCGCGGCATTTGCAGCAGAGGAACCACAACCTCGCGACGACTCTCACGCGCGTCCTGGCCGATCTCGCTTCGGCAACGCACCTCATTCATCATCCGAAGAAGCTCAAGGATGCTAttaag ACTCTGAACGACAAGTACGTTCAGAGCGGACGACTGAAGGAGTTCTGGACCCGACCTGATTTGGACAAGATTGCGACCTCTTCTGCTGACGACATGGCCAAA CACataaaagagtaa